From Symbiobacterium terraclitae, the proteins below share one genomic window:
- a CDS encoding anti-sigma-I factor RsgI family protein produces the protein MQKGILLEVEGRTGIVLTPAGEFRRVPLPAGEPAVGDEIPVPEAGSWLSGRTWGWVAAAAAVLLLLLPPVGYWQWSLAQPAALIVIDINPSIQLTANGRRLVIAAEGLNPDGQEVLDEVAWRRKPVEDVAAAIATRAVALGKLNPVSEASAVVMAVAPLSDRGLPDVLSQRIVERSRTALQTVVAAQAESLGEAPRTGVAVLPATAAEVEEARKQDLTLPRLILLEELQAEHPEVTAEAIRTAPPGTFLKELGVSPSEILSRAEQRRSEAVPATGSGGSGGDADGAGAGKSGRGNPGPGNAGRSDREDGADGPQSGKGNEKNPGKGSEKDPGKGNQAISGWWNQILPGNWNLGNLGWWNQDNPGKNGKAKEDDRGKGNEKNQGKGNEKNQGMGNPSNSGKDNPSNSGKGTPGNSGKSNPSNSGKGNQSNSNQSNQGGSGRDSQSNPGKGDLKDPGKANSDRDDRGKGNRNGPGQGPQSNPGIPGKGNQGTPGKGSQDNPGKGNQGTPGKGSQDNPGRGNQDTPGRGNQDAPGKGSQGTPGRGNQDPPGRGNQDAPGRGNQDPPGRGNQDAPGKGNQDAPGKGSQGTPGKGDEDNRGQGNPGKGNQDNRGRGSQSNPGRGNQSTPVRWGPDGPGQGSPAWWNLWSW, from the coding sequence CCGGGATTGTCCTCACCCCCGCGGGCGAGTTCCGGCGGGTTCCCCTGCCTGCTGGCGAGCCGGCGGTGGGCGATGAGATCCCCGTCCCCGAGGCCGGATCCTGGCTGAGCGGACGCACCTGGGGCTGGGTGGCGGCGGCTGCGGCGGTACTGCTGCTGCTCCTCCCGCCCGTGGGCTACTGGCAGTGGAGCCTGGCGCAGCCCGCGGCACTCATCGTGATTGATATCAACCCGTCCATCCAGCTCACCGCCAACGGCCGGCGGTTGGTGATCGCCGCCGAAGGGCTCAACCCCGACGGCCAGGAAGTGCTGGACGAGGTCGCGTGGCGGCGGAAGCCGGTGGAGGACGTCGCCGCGGCGATCGCCACCAGGGCTGTCGCCCTCGGCAAGTTGAACCCCGTCTCCGAGGCGAGCGCCGTGGTGATGGCCGTGGCCCCGTTGTCCGACAGGGGGCTGCCGGATGTGCTCTCGCAGCGCATCGTGGAGCGGTCCCGCACCGCCCTGCAGACCGTGGTGGCCGCCCAGGCCGAGAGTCTGGGTGAGGCGCCCCGCACCGGGGTGGCGGTGCTGCCGGCGACCGCGGCGGAGGTGGAGGAGGCCCGCAAGCAGGACCTCACCCTGCCTCGCCTGATCCTCCTGGAGGAGCTCCAGGCTGAGCACCCCGAGGTGACCGCTGAGGCCATCCGGACGGCGCCTCCGGGGACGTTCCTGAAGGAGCTGGGCGTGAGCCCCAGCGAGATCCTCAGCCGGGCCGAACAGCGCCGCAGCGAGGCGGTTCCGGCCACCGGCAGCGGCGGCTCGGGCGGGGACGCCGACGGCGCCGGGGCAGGCAAGTCCGGCCGGGGCAATCCCGGCCCGGGCAACGCCGGGCGCAGCGACCGGGAGGACGGCGCCGATGGCCCCCAGTCCGGAAAGGGGAACGAGAAGAACCCGGGCAAGGGGAGCGAGAAGGACCCGGGCAAGGGGAACCAGGCCATCTCGGGCTGGTGGAACCAGATCCTCCCCGGCAACTGGAACCTGGGCAACCTCGGGTGGTGGAACCAGGACAACCCCGGTAAGAACGGCAAGGCGAAAGAGGACGACCGGGGCAAGGGGAACGAGAAGAACCAGGGCAAGGGGAATGAGAAGAACCAGGGCATGGGGAATCCGAGCAACTCGGGCAAGGACAACCCGAGCAACTCCGGAAAGGGGACTCCGGGTAACTCCGGCAAGAGCAACCCGAGCAACTCCGGCAAGGGCAACCAGAGCAACTCGAACCAGAGCAACCAGGGCGGCTCGGGCAGGGACAGCCAGAGCAACCCCGGCAAGGGCGATCTGAAGGACCCGGGCAAGGCCAACTCGGACAGGGATGACCGGGGCAAGGGGAACCGGAACGGACCGGGACAGGGCCCCCAGAGCAACCCGGGCATCCCGGGCAAGGGGAACCAGGGCACTCCGGGCAAGGGGAGCCAGGACAACCCGGGCAAGGGGAACCAGGGCACTCCGGGCAAGGGGAGCCAGGACAACCCGGGCAGGGGGAACCAGGACACCCCGGGCAGGGGGAACCAGGACGCCCCGGGCAAGGGGAGCCAGGGCACCCCGGGCAGGGGGAACCAGGACCCCCCGGGCAGGGGGAACCAGGACGCCCCGGGCAGGGGGAACCAGGACCCCCCGGGCAGGGGGAACCAGGACGCCCCGGGCAAGGGGAACCAGGACGCCCCGGGCAAGGGGAGCCAGGGCACCCCGGGCAAGGGAGACGAGGACAACCGGGGCCAGGGGAACCCGGGCAAGGGAAACCAGGACAACCGGGGACGTGGCAGCCAGAGCAATCCGGGCAGGGGGAACCAGAGCACCCCTG